Proteins encoded together in one Leptospira meyeri window:
- a CDS encoding FecR family protein yields MKTKMILIPILFFSLQCSRFQFGSNAADDKTAGAVVTFLQGNITILSQGKEAKAKIGDVVRPGDRVLSKLGRVDLQTYRGEVIRIKDNSDVLFRDIAGENRPNTELHLWAGNLLVKSVKLKSSQNLSVTSPTMVAGVRGTVFSFELEKGSVPKVKVYEGAVSVAFKTSPKLIEINEGLSVENYNRLVKTLEENEVVLEPGERLEVNPNLNELVYLINAKVAANALTNEELTGFSDFDSGLSKKESIVTPQEKAEAETLVSISSETVKKQIDAPKDNLSNPSEITVSAIEKEHAGKRTEALNKIAADATKTGLDDEEEIHNHYSVLETIHKSNGDVLSGAVVAQLGDIFIVHSTKGVFQLSIDDIEYVEYKNFSVKTKVKK; encoded by the coding sequence ATGAAAACAAAAATGATCCTTATCCCAATCCTTTTCTTTTCCTTACAATGCAGTCGCTTCCAGTTTGGGTCGAATGCTGCAGACGACAAAACTGCTGGTGCAGTGGTCACTTTTTTGCAGGGAAATATTACGATTCTATCGCAAGGTAAAGAAGCCAAAGCAAAAATTGGAGATGTCGTTCGACCAGGGGATCGGGTTCTTTCCAAACTTGGACGGGTCGATTTACAAACATACCGAGGGGAAGTGATCCGTATCAAAGATAATTCCGATGTATTGTTTCGAGATATTGCTGGAGAGAATCGTCCTAATACGGAACTTCATTTATGGGCAGGAAACCTACTTGTAAAATCAGTAAAATTAAAATCCTCGCAGAATCTTTCTGTAACTTCTCCTACGATGGTGGCTGGTGTACGTGGAACAGTTTTTTCATTTGAATTGGAAAAAGGTTCTGTTCCAAAAGTGAAAGTTTATGAAGGTGCAGTGTCCGTTGCTTTCAAAACTTCTCCTAAACTTATAGAAATTAATGAAGGACTTTCTGTGGAGAATTACAACCGTTTAGTGAAAACTCTGGAAGAAAACGAAGTTGTTTTGGAACCTGGTGAACGTTTGGAAGTAAATCCAAACTTAAATGAACTTGTGTATTTAATCAATGCAAAAGTAGCAGCAAATGCGTTAACAAATGAAGAATTAACAGGCTTTTCTGATTTTGATAGTGGTTTATCCAAAAAAGAAAGTATCGTCACGCCTCAAGAAAAGGCCGAAGCAGAAACTCTTGTTTCGATTAGTTCAGAAACAGTAAAAAAACAAATTGATGCTCCAAAAGACAACCTATCCAATCCATCTGAAATAACGGTTTCTGCAATCGAGAAAGAACATGCAGGGAAAAGGACCGAAGCATTAAATAAAATTGCCGCTGATGCAACAAAAACCGGTTTGGATGATGAGGAAGAAATTCATAATCATTACAGCGTTTTAGAAACAATTCATAAATCAAATGGAGATGTTCTTTCTGGAGCCGTAGTTGCTCAGTTAGGTGATATTTTCATTGTTCATTCAACGAAAGGTGTGTTCCAACTTTCAATTGATGATATTGAATATGTAGAGTACAAAAATTTCTCCGTAAAAACCAAGGTAAAAAAATAA